A segment of the Vibrio sp. YMD68 genome:
CACTGTCATGCTTTAAGTGAGTGTTCTTTGAAAGCGATCGAAGAGGGAATGAGAAATCATTTCCTCTTTTTTTTTACATTGGCACTCGTAGAATTACCTTATTCAGCAGCAAAAGGTAAGTAAGCATTCTACCTAATGGCTTGATAATTCAAAAATTTGAGAGTGATACAATGCTTAAACCCAGCGACAAATGGACTTGGTACTACGATGATAAGGAAAGCACACTGATGCTGGACCTTGGTGATGATATCGTATTCAAAACCAATCTACCTAGAAAATTATTAGTCGACTGCGCCGTTGGAATCAATGAATTCTCCGTTGACGATGCTTCAGCATTTCAAACGTTCAAAGAGCAAATCTCTTTACTCCCATTAAGTGAACCGCGCCAGGCTGAACTCGCACTGTATTGCGTGGCCGCAAAGCGTTTCCATAAGCCTGTACAGCCTAAAAGTTGGTTCTTTGATAGTCAGCGTGGTGAATGCTTTCCAAAAGAAGGCGACCTAGTGCGCTTAACCAATCAATTCAGTGACCGCTGCTTTATTACGTTGGAAGTAGGAGAGTCTGCCAGTTTGGTTGCGTTAATTGATATTGAACCTTTTGAGCTTTCTTCGACTAAACAACTGGTATTTGGTCAGGCGATTAAGGTCATGCACGATAGAATGTTACTGGCTAACGACCTGTTCCAAAACCAGCCCATTGCGCTCGTTAGCTAAACCTGTTTTAGTTCCTTTACGTTTTTAT
Coding sequences within it:
- a CDS encoding cell division protein ZapC, with protein sequence MLKPSDKWTWYYDDKESTLMLDLGDDIVFKTNLPRKLLVDCAVGINEFSVDDASAFQTFKEQISLLPLSEPRQAELALYCVAAKRFHKPVQPKSWFFDSQRGECFPKEGDLVRLTNQFSDRCFITLEVGESASLVALIDIEPFELSSTKQLVFGQAIKVMHDRMLLANDLFQNQPIALVS